DNA sequence from the Entomomonas asaccharolytica genome:
ATTAGGTCATTTCTATTTGTATCCAGATGACTACAGAGGCCTTCTAAGAGATGTAAAAAATAGTTTATTGTTTAAGTCCAATATATCTTATGGCAACGATTCCAATTATTTTAGCACGCCACCCCAAGAAAATTGGCTTCTACACACTTGGTCATTATCAGTAGAATGGCAATTTTATATTATCTATCCACTTATCGTGGCTTTACTTTGTAAATACCTTAAAGAGCCCATCACTAAGATAATTCTCATCATTGCTACCCTAGTATCTTTTGTTGCTGCCAATATATTTATTTATCAAGATCCAACCTCGACCTTCTTTCTATTGCCTACACGTGCTTGGGAAATGTTAGTAGGTGGTTTAGTTTTTCTACTACCCCTCTCCTTAACCAGTAAAACCCGTCTTAGCTTAGCTATTGTCGGTTTATTATTAATTATTTTTGGTTTCTTCTATATTACTGAAGGAACTGCTTGGCCTAGTTATTTAACGTTAATACCCGTACTAGGAACAATCATGGTGCTGTATGGTAATAAACAATTATTTATTACCAATAATAGTGTGGCGCAATTTATAGGCAAGATTTCTTACTCACTGTATCTATGGCACTGGCCTATTGCTGTATTCCTCTATTATTGCGGTATTATTAATACGCCTTTTTATGTGATTATGGGCATAGTAGCTTCTTTTGTGATGGCTAGCCTGTCTTACTTTATTGTTGAACAATTCTTTTTACGCAGAAAAAACAGTCGTCGTGCTGCTGTAATAAAATACTTCGCTGTGGTGATTTTGCTGGGTGGTGTTGTATCACCAGCCATTGCTTCATTAGTCAAAAAATATCGTTATGACGAACTAACAGTGAAGCAAGAGCAAACAATACCTACACTAGTCAAACAATGTACGGTGATTGATAAAGAGATATCTGATTGTGAGTATGGTATGGGACAAGCAACGGCTATATTAATTGGTGATAGCCATGCAGGTGTACTCACTAGCACAGTATATTTAGCCAACCCTCAAAAAACCATTATATGGGCGCGCGGTGGCTGTCCTATATTGGACACTAATTTTAGATTTAAAAGTGCCACTGAAACGGCGATTTGCCAAAAGTTTACTCGTCGAATTTTTGATCGTTTAGAAACAGGCTATGCGGATTTACCCGTGATTATTGCTAATCGTGCTAGCTTATATCCAGATCCAGCAGATATAGGAGGTCACTTTGTACTCTTACCTAATATTAATAATGATAATCGTCAAAAATACTTGCAGACCTATCGTACAACCTTTGTAGATACTGTTTGTAAAATTAAACAAAAGCGTCCTGTTTATATTGTTAAGCCAATCCCAGAAATGCAATACAATGTTGTTAAAAGCTTGCAAATGCAAAAACATTTTCTAAAAACGCCAACCGATATAATATTACCCCTTGAAGACTACTATAAACGCCATGAGTTTATCCTCTCAATCATGATGGATGCACAGCAAAAATGTGGTGCTCAGTTGCTTGACCCAATACCCTATCTATGTACTGATGGCAAAGACTGTATAGCCTCCGAAGGTGGTATACCGCTTTACAGTGATGATAATCATCTTAATTTTAAAGGAAGTAAATTATTAACACCGCTTTTCAAAGATATTTTTGCTTCCCCTTAATGGCTATTAGCTATGAATAAAGCCTAAGCAAACCATTAATACTGCTTGTAAATTACTGTAGAGATTCTATATTGCAATGATTTTTGTCTATCTTATTACAAGCACCAACACGCTTATTAATTAACACCATCCGCCAGCATAAAAACTACCTAAGCTAGCTATTGTCTTAATAAAACCAACTCAATGTTTTAAAACAATAATTGTAATAACTGCTGCAATTATCACTAAATTTAGAACACTGTATGCCATTGTTGCTTGTCTATGGCTAATTTAGGTAAAATTAATGATTATGCTTTTTATTATCAACTTTATTAAGTTTATAT
Encoded proteins:
- a CDS encoding acyltransferase family protein, which encodes MTFRKDINGLRAFAVLAVLLFHFHISGFSGGFSGVDVFFVISGYLMTGIIFDRIRKDNFSIIDFYIARAKRIIPALAILCIILMILGHFYLYPDDYRGLLRDVKNSLLFKSNISYGNDSNYFSTPPQENWLLHTWSLSVEWQFYIIYPLIVALLCKYLKEPITKIILIIATLVSFVAANIFIYQDPTSTFFLLPTRAWEMLVGGLVFLLPLSLTSKTRLSLAIVGLLLIIFGFFYITEGTAWPSYLTLIPVLGTIMVLYGNKQLFITNNSVAQFIGKISYSLYLWHWPIAVFLYYCGIINTPFYVIMGIVASFVMASLSYFIVEQFFLRRKNSRRAAVIKYFAVVILLGGVVSPAIASLVKKYRYDELTVKQEQTIPTLVKQCTVIDKEISDCEYGMGQATAILIGDSHAGVLTSTVYLANPQKTIIWARGGCPILDTNFRFKSATETAICQKFTRRIFDRLETGYADLPVIIANRASLYPDPADIGGHFVLLPNINNDNRQKYLQTYRTTFVDTVCKIKQKRPVYIVKPIPEMQYNVVKSLQMQKHFLKTPTDIILPLEDYYKRHEFILSIMMDAQQKCGAQLLDPIPYLCTDGKDCIASEGGIPLYSDDNHLNFKGSKLLTPLFKDIFASP